DNA from Agarilytica rhodophyticola:
ATATAGACCCAATTTTGCCAAATATTAGGATTGAAGTATTGGGGCCCCCTTCTACATCTGGAACACGGGATGCGTTTCTAGAATTAGCAATGGAAGGTGGCTGCCAAATGTTTGCATGGGTTAAAGCTCTTAAAGCAAATAAACAAGATCAATACACTAATATTTGTAGGATTCTGCGCGAAGATGGTCACTTTATTAGTGTTGGCGAAAATGACAATTTAGTTGTGCAGAAGCTAGTTGGTAATCCTGACATATTAGGTATCTTTGGCTTTAGCTTTTTAGATCAAAATAACGATAAGGTACAGGCATCTATTATTGATGGTGCCAAAGCAGAGCTTGATACGATTGCCACAGGCGCGTACCCGGTTTCTCGCCCACTGTACTTTTATGTGAAAAAAAGCCACATCGGTGTAATACCTGGTATTGCTGAATACTTGGCCGAATTTACCAGTGAAAAAGCTTGGGGAGAAGAAGGCTATTTAACAGATAAAGGCATGATACCGCTCGGTAAAATGATGCGTCGAAAGATGGGTCAACGGGTGACGCAAACACAAACTCTTCAAGGAATATAAGCCATTTATAGGATTTGCCTTTATTGATATTTATACACTATCGAAGTTTATATAGGAGCGTAAAAAGAAATTTTATGATTAAAATTATTTTAAATAAGATAATAAATCGCAATGTTACTTGGTGTCTGTGGGCCAATGTAGCGCATTCTTTTTCTCTCCTCATTCGCCAATAACTATTCTGATTACTATCAGATGTTCATTATTCATGGAAACATCACCGCTATGTTTGTGCAAGCCCTGAGTCTTACTTTATGAGTACCTCTATATTACTGGTATTTATAATCGTGATGCTTGTTGCCATATATGCGCTTGGCTACGGCCGCTCTATGAGTTTGGCAAAAACTGTGGGAGGTGTCCCCGGCCTCAATTCTCTGCCATTTTACTATGGTATGTTGACGGTGTTGTGGTCGGCAATACCTGCAGCGTTGCTGCTAGGTGTTTGGTTAATTTTCCAAGCAGATATCATCGAGATGCTTGTTGTACAGCAACTACCAGAGGATATTCGTGGGTTAGAAAAAGATGAAATTAACCTCATTCTAAACAAAATTTACAATGTTGCTTACGGTCAATACGTCGGTGATACACCGCCCTTCGTTATTGCATCTGCCGAGTTTATTTTAGGCTTAGAGCGTAATAGCCAATGGTTAGTATCTATCGTAGTTCTGCTGTCTATGGCAATTATCGCTGCTATCATTTGGCTTAAAATTCACCCAAAAATGAAAGCTCGTGTCAGAGTTGAAGCTATTTTTAAAAATATGCTTTTAGCGTGTGCCTGTATCGCTATTTTGACGACGATAGGTATTGTTTTTTCTGTTTTATTTGAATCGCTGCGATTTTTTCAGCAAGTGTCGGTTTTCGAATTTTTATTTGGTCTCGAGTGGGCGCCGCAAGCTCATGATGGTGAACAAGTTCCAGGTAAAAACAGTGGCTTCGGTGCTCTTCCCCTTTTTGCTGGCACCCTCCTTATCGCCAGTATCGCAATGCTTATTGCTGTGCCCACAGGCTTGATGTCTGCTATTTATTTATCCGAATATGCACCGCGCAGGGCTAGGGCTATTATCAAACCTCTACTTGAAGTGCTTGCGGGTATCCCGACAGTTGTCTATGGCTTTATTGCTGCTCTCACTGTGGCGCCTTTTATAAGGGATGTAGCTATTGTGTTAGGTTTGGACAGCGTGGTTCGTGTTTCTTCTGATAGCGCACTTGCTGCAGGGCTTGTTATGGGGGTGATGATAATTCCTTTTATCTCTTCTCTCTCTGATGATGTGATCAATGCTGTTCCGCAGTCCTTACGTGATGGTGCGCTTGCCTTAGGAGCGACAACCTCTGAAGTGGTAAAGCTTGTTGTTATACCTGCTGCCTTACCTGGCATTGTCGGTAGTATTCTGCTGGCGGTATCCCGCGCTATTGGTGAAACGATGATTGTTATGATGGCGGCAGGATTAGCTGCAAAAATTACTGCTAATCCACTTGATTCTGTGACGACTGTCACCGTTCAAATTGTCACTCTTCTGGTGGGTGATCAGGAGTTTGATAGCCCCAAAACTTTAGCCGCGTTTGCCTTGGGCTTGGTGCTTTTTATCGTCACTCTCTCACTCAACTATATTTCTCTTCATGTGGTGAAAAAATATCGTGAGCACTATGAGTAGTTATAGAAATGCATGAATCAAAAAAACGCCCAGATAACACTTCCACCACTTCTCACGTTGATAAGGTGAAATTAAGCCTTAAAAAGCGTTACCGTGCTGAAAAACGTTTCCGTA
Protein-coding regions in this window:
- a CDS encoding substrate-binding domain-containing protein: MNNRIFIALTSIAVLLSAVTFAANRDSISIVGSSTVFPFSKVVAERFGRITKFKTPTVEATGTGGGFKEFCKGLGVQYPDITNASRRIKASEFAYCRKHGVKNIMEVLIGYDGIVLANSVRSKQMSLSTKHIFLALAKYVPNPDGSHTVIENPYVMWADIDPILPNIRIEVLGPPSTSGTRDAFLELAMEGGCQMFAWVKALKANKQDQYTNICRILREDGHFISVGENDNLVVQKLVGNPDILGIFGFSFLDQNNDKVQASIIDGAKAELDTIATGAYPVSRPLYFYVKKSHIGVIPGIAEYLAEFTSEKAWGEEGYLTDKGMIPLGKMMRRKMGQRVTQTQTLQGI
- the pstC gene encoding phosphate ABC transporter permease subunit PstC, which translates into the protein MSTSILLVFIIVMLVAIYALGYGRSMSLAKTVGGVPGLNSLPFYYGMLTVLWSAIPAALLLGVWLIFQADIIEMLVVQQLPEDIRGLEKDEINLILNKIYNVAYGQYVGDTPPFVIASAEFILGLERNSQWLVSIVVLLSMAIIAAIIWLKIHPKMKARVRVEAIFKNMLLACACIAILTTIGIVFSVLFESLRFFQQVSVFEFLFGLEWAPQAHDGEQVPGKNSGFGALPLFAGTLLIASIAMLIAVPTGLMSAIYLSEYAPRRARAIIKPLLEVLAGIPTVVYGFIAALTVAPFIRDVAIVLGLDSVVRVSSDSALAAGLVMGVMIIPFISSLSDDVINAVPQSLRDGALALGATTSEVVKLVVIPAALPGIVGSILLAVSRAIGETMIVMMAAGLAAKITANPLDSVTTVTVQIVTLLVGDQEFDSPKTLAAFALGLVLFIVTLSLNYISLHVVKKYREHYE